TTGTTCATTAACAGCGATTTTCTTTACGCAAGCGATTAAATTTCCTATCGCCTTGTTATTAAAAGATCGTAAAACATCTTTATCAATTGTGACGACCACAGGTGGTATGCCCAGCTCACATTCAGCGGGAGTAACAGCTTTGATTACCGCACTTATTCTAGAGTACGGGTATACATCCGGTTACGTAGCAATTGCCACAACGTTTGGCGTTATCGTCATGTTTGACTCAATGGGGGTAAGGCGTCAAAGCGGTGAACAAGGTATCGTGATTGAAGATATCTTGGAAGAAATAAAACTGCTTGCCCGTTTACATTCGAAAGATGGCATTAAAGTGGATCGAAAATTAATTATTCGTAAGTACTTGGGCCACAAGCCTTTAGAAGTATTTGTTGGTTTATTAACGGGAATATTCATTACTTTTGTAGTGAATATGATTTATATCCGTTTAGGTTTTCTGTAAGTTTAGTTGGAGGGGTAAGAGTGTTAGAAGAAAAAGATATTTATGACATTACAATTATTGGGGGCGGTCCTGCCGGTATGTTTACAGCGTTTTATGCCGGTTTGCGACAAGCAAAGGTAAAAATTATTGAAGCTCTTCCGCAAATTGGTGGTCAACCAGGAATGCTCTATGCGGAAAAAGTGATTTACGACATTCCGGCACTCCCTGCAATCACCGGTGGTCAACTGGTTGATAACTTGAATGAACAATTGAGTCGTTTTGATACGACAATTTGTTGCGGAGAAGAAGCTTTCGAGTTAGAGAAAAATGAAGATGGTATCTTCGAAATTCAAACCTCTAAGCAAACCCATTATTCAAAGGCAGTGATTATTTCTGCCGGTAACGGTGCTTTCCGCCCTCGGAAACTCGAGATAGATAATGCTGATTTGTACGAGAACTCAAATTTACATTATTTCGTAAATAATATCGAAAGTTTTCGTGATCGGACTGTCGCAATATGCGGAGGTGGAGATTCTGCGGTTGATTGGGCTCTGACGTTAGAACCAATCGCCAAGAAAGTAATTTTGATTCACCGACGCCCGCAATTTAGAGCACAGGAACACAGTACACATCTGTTAGCGAAGTCTTCAGTTGAAATAGTGACGCCTTACGTTCCAAAAACGATTAACGGTGATGGCGTTAAACTATCCAGCGTTATTCTACAGGAAGTTAGAAAAGACAACACGATGGAAATCGAAATTGATGATTTCTTAATCAACTATGGCTTTTCTTCTTCAATCGGTGCAATGAAGAAATGGGGATTCGCTGTTAAAGGGAACGCCATCACGATCAATTCAAAAATGGAAACGAGTATTCCCGGGGTTTATGCCGTAGGAGATATTTCCTCATACGATGGGAAAGTTAAATTAATCGCAACAGGGTTTGGAGAGGCTCCGACCGCTGTAAACAATGCGATGGTCTATATTAATCCAGATACTCGAATTCAACCAATGCACAGTACAAGTTTATTCTAATCAAGTTTAGGAGGATGAAGAAATGGTAAAAAGTGCTAGCGAACTACACGCGAAGGCAACCTCACTTCTCAAGGAACGTGGTGTTGAAATAGAAGATATTGCAAAATTGGTGATGTTTTTACAGAAAGAATACGTTGA
This genomic interval from Jeotgalibaca porci contains the following:
- a CDS encoding divergent PAP2 family protein; its protein translation is MIIFNNFPLVCSLTAIFFTQAIKFPIALLLKDRKTSLSIVTTTGGMPSSHSAGVTALITALILEYGYTSGYVAIATTFGVIVMFDSMGVRRQSGEQGIVIEDILEEIKLLARLHSKDGIKVDRKLIIRKYLGHKPLEVFVGLLTGIFITFVVNMIYIRLGFL
- a CDS encoding NAD(P)/FAD-dependent oxidoreductase, with translation MFTAFYAGLRQAKVKIIEALPQIGGQPGMLYAEKVIYDIPALPAITGGQLVDNLNEQLSRFDTTICCGEEAFELEKNEDGIFEIQTSKQTHYSKAVIISAGNGAFRPRKLEIDNADLYENSNLHYFVNNIESFRDRTVAICGGGDSAVDWALTLEPIAKKVILIHRRPQFRAQEHSTHLLAKSSVEIVTPYVPKTINGDGVKLSSVILQEVRKDNTMEIEIDDFLINYGFSSSIGAMKKWGFAVKGNAITINSKMETSIPGVYAVGDISSYDGKVKLIATGFGEAPTAVNNAMVYINPDTRIQPMHSTSLF